A genomic window from Triplophysa dalaica isolate WHDGS20190420 chromosome 24, ASM1584641v1, whole genome shotgun sequence includes:
- the frs2b gene encoding fibroblast growth factor receptor substrate 2b isoform X1 — translation MGSCFSCPDKESIPDIHQSKFKVVNVDDDGNELGAGIMELTEDELVLRTRKCEAVKWPYLCLRRYGYDSNLFSFESGRRCQTGQGIFAFKCSRAEEIFNMLQDIMHNNSISVVEEPVFEPILAQAESDLPVTPHTPTTPGNVLPTIPNGSLRYPSLGDVSSHPSSRHPSVGSTCQPSLGEESTHPLLIAEEAVRGHTYVNTTGLLEQHSPSQSDVPLDTSVSLHNGEDAPPLEAPEPGPRVQLEPECVRFVLGPTPVQRQRQREASVSVQQCADSRLSSSAQNYVGSISQHKNEGNTDAFESIRTLEDTSTASDKLNCSSSLALSRRRGRPPPPLTPDANVNNSAQRRTALLDYENLPALPPLRENPKGDSDDEDSDVHIELKSQPINGFHNHRQYSPDPTHYYINTENVTAPLSANKVESARWRDRSTTTFFNFDFRRTCQESHRLNYIEVETEMENSSNPQTPKTPTSPLPQTPTRRTELYAVIDVERTAAMSSLQKALPRYDGTSRKTRHNSVDLPM, via the exons ATGGGAAGCTGTTTTAGCTGTCCAGATAAAGAATCAATCCCTGATATTCACCAAAGTAAATTTAAG GTGGTGAACGTGGATGATGATGGGAATGAGCTGGGAGCAGGAATCATGGAGCTGACAGAGGACGAGCTGGTCCTACGCACACGGAAATGTGAGGCTGTGAAGTGGCCTTACCTTTGTCTGCGTCGCTATGGCTATGATTCAAACCTATTTTCCTTTGAGAGTGGCCGTCGCTGCCAGACTGGTCAAG GGATCTTTGCCTTCAAGTGTTCACGTGCTGAAGAGATCTTCAACATGTTGCAGGACATCATGCATAATAACAGCATCAGTGTTGTAGAGGAACCTGTGTTTGAGCCCATCCTCGCACAAGCTGAATCGGACCTTCCCGTAACACCACACACTCCTACCA CTCCTGGAAACGTACTCCCTACCATACCCAATGGCAGCTTAAGGTATCCCTCTCTGGGGGATGTATCCTCTCACCCGTCTAGTCGGCATCCATCTGTTGGAAGCACATGCCAGCCCTCACTGGGCGAGGAGTCTACACACCCTCTTTTAATTGCAGAAGAGGCTGTTAGA GGGCACACCTATGTAAACACCACCGGGCTACTGGAGCAGCACAGCCCGAGTCAGTCTGATGTTCCTCTGGACACAAGTGTTTCATTACATAATGGAGAGGATGCGCCCCCTCTGGAGGCACCGGAACCTGGGCCTCGAGTGCAGCTGGAGCCAGAATGTGTTCGGTTTGTGTTGGGCCCAACTCCTGTGCAGAGGCAGAGGCAGAGAGAGGCATCAGTGTCAGTACAGCAGTGTGCAGACAGCAGGCTGAGCAGTTCAGCCCAAAACTATGTTGGCAGTATTTCACAACATAAGAATGAAGGCAACACAGATGCGTTTGAAAGCATTAGGACGCTTGAGGACACATCCACAGCTTCTGATAAACTCAACTGTTCATCGTCCTTAGCTCTCTCACGCCGTAGGGGTCGACCACCACCACCACTTACTCCGGATGCCAATGTCAACAACTCAGCACAGCGGAGAACAGCATTATTGGACTACGAGAACCTCCCAGCCCTACCTCCTTTACGAGAGAACCCGAAGGGTGACTCTGATGATGAGGACAGTGATGTCCACATAGAACTTAAATCACAGCCTATCAACGGCTTCCACAACCACCGGCAGTACAGCCCCGACCCAACGCACTACTACATCAACACAGAGAATGTGACGGCCCCACTCAGCGCTAACAAGGTGGAGTCGGCCCGCTGGCGGGACCGCTCTACCACAACCTTCTTTAACTTTGATTTCCGCCGAACATGCCAAGAGTCTCACAGACTGAACTACATTGAGGTCGAGACTGAGATGGAAAACTCAAGCAACCCTCAGACCCCGAAGACGCCCACTTCACCACTTCCTCAGACCCCCACCCGCAGGACAGAGCTGTATGCAGTCATTGACGTAGAGCGCACGGCTGCCATGTCAAGCCTGCAGAAAGCGTTACCCCGCTATGACGGTACCTCCAGGAAAACACGCCATAACAGTGTTGACCTTCCCATGTAA
- the frs2b gene encoding fibroblast growth factor receptor substrate 2b isoform X2 yields MLQDIMHNNSISVVEEPVFEPILAQAESDLPVTPHTPTTPGNVLPTIPNGSLRYPSLGDVSSHPSSRHPSVGSTCQPSLGEESTHPLLIAEEAVRGHTYVNTTGLLEQHSPSQSDVPLDTSVSLHNGEDAPPLEAPEPGPRVQLEPECVRFVLGPTPVQRQRQREASVSVQQCADSRLSSSAQNYVGSISQHKNEGNTDAFESIRTLEDTSTASDKLNCSSSLALSRRRGRPPPPLTPDANVNNSAQRRTALLDYENLPALPPLRENPKGDSDDEDSDVHIELKSQPINGFHNHRQYSPDPTHYYINTENVTAPLSANKVESARWRDRSTTTFFNFDFRRTCQESHRLNYIEVETEMENSSNPQTPKTPTSPLPQTPTRRTELYAVIDVERTAAMSSLQKALPRYDGTSRKTRHNSVDLPM; encoded by the exons ATGTTGCAGGACATCATGCATAATAACAGCATCAGTGTTGTAGAGGAACCTGTGTTTGAGCCCATCCTCGCACAAGCTGAATCGGACCTTCCCGTAACACCACACACTCCTACCA CTCCTGGAAACGTACTCCCTACCATACCCAATGGCAGCTTAAGGTATCCCTCTCTGGGGGATGTATCCTCTCACCCGTCTAGTCGGCATCCATCTGTTGGAAGCACATGCCAGCCCTCACTGGGCGAGGAGTCTACACACCCTCTTTTAATTGCAGAAGAGGCTGTTAGA GGGCACACCTATGTAAACACCACCGGGCTACTGGAGCAGCACAGCCCGAGTCAGTCTGATGTTCCTCTGGACACAAGTGTTTCATTACATAATGGAGAGGATGCGCCCCCTCTGGAGGCACCGGAACCTGGGCCTCGAGTGCAGCTGGAGCCAGAATGTGTTCGGTTTGTGTTGGGCCCAACTCCTGTGCAGAGGCAGAGGCAGAGAGAGGCATCAGTGTCAGTACAGCAGTGTGCAGACAGCAGGCTGAGCAGTTCAGCCCAAAACTATGTTGGCAGTATTTCACAACATAAGAATGAAGGCAACACAGATGCGTTTGAAAGCATTAGGACGCTTGAGGACACATCCACAGCTTCTGATAAACTCAACTGTTCATCGTCCTTAGCTCTCTCACGCCGTAGGGGTCGACCACCACCACCACTTACTCCGGATGCCAATGTCAACAACTCAGCACAGCGGAGAACAGCATTATTGGACTACGAGAACCTCCCAGCCCTACCTCCTTTACGAGAGAACCCGAAGGGTGACTCTGATGATGAGGACAGTGATGTCCACATAGAACTTAAATCACAGCCTATCAACGGCTTCCACAACCACCGGCAGTACAGCCCCGACCCAACGCACTACTACATCAACACAGAGAATGTGACGGCCCCACTCAGCGCTAACAAGGTGGAGTCGGCCCGCTGGCGGGACCGCTCTACCACAACCTTCTTTAACTTTGATTTCCGCCGAACATGCCAAGAGTCTCACAGACTGAACTACATTGAGGTCGAGACTGAGATGGAAAACTCAAGCAACCCTCAGACCCCGAAGACGCCCACTTCACCACTTCCTCAGACCCCCACCCGCAGGACAGAGCTGTATGCAGTCATTGACGTAGAGCGCACGGCTGCCATGTCAAGCCTGCAGAAAGCGTTACCCCGCTATGACGGTACCTCCAGGAAAACACGCCATAACAGTGTTGACCTTCCCATGTAA